GATCCAGGCAGACCGATGCCTTCCGGAAGGTCCGGATGGTGCAGTCTGCTGATCCTTCCGAGATATACTTGTGCAAAGACTTGGTAGATAGCGACGTCAAATATGCAAGGCTACAGACCTACAACACCCCGTACTATTGCAACCAAAGGCGGCACACTGGTCATCGCAACAGTGGTCGCACCGACTAAACCCATACTCAAGCTCGAAAACGCCGCGGCTCTTGGATCAATGGGCAGCAGCATCGCAGTGGCCAGACTACTCGCATTGGCACCCATGGTAATCCCACGCGTGATGTAGTCATCCTCTGCTATGCGTATATTCTTCAATACCCACATACCGATCAGCACGCCCATGATACCGGAAAAGATAGCCACTGGAGATCCCACGTTCAGGTTGCCTCCCAGATTCTCCACGGCGATTTGTGCCAGAGCGAGCGTCAGACTTCGAGATGCGAAAGCAATACTGTTGGTGTTCGCGATGCCAATCGCATAGCACACAGCCGGGTATCCAAACAAGGAGACCACAGCCAGCGTGACGTTCGGAATGGCGATTACGAACAAGTTCCGCTGCAGCTCGTCCTTGTATTTGAACATCGGCAGGGCCAATCCCACAATGCTAGCAGCGATCAAGCTGCTCAGTATGTCGCCTGCTCCTGGTGCGCCGTGGGCACCGCTCCAGAGTCTGATGTATGTCAGCTCTTTGGAGTAGTCTCGTAGACCATCAGCCAGCGCATCGCCACGGATCAGAGCCAGGACCCAGATACCGACAATCGTCGCCCCAGAGGACACCAATATCGGATGGAAGTACTGCTGCCAGCGTCCAGGCATACTGGCGGCGGCTTGGTAGGTGAGTACGTTCAGGCAGAGCTGAATCGGCATTGCATAGCCTGCGGCATAATAGATCGGGATGCCTATCACAACAAAGAGCGTGGCGTAAGAGATCATATCAAGGTGAACGCTGATGACCGCAGTCCACCGCTCGGGTCTGGTGCGTGGTACATCGTCATGTCGCAGGATCGACACCGGGCGGACTTCAGTCAGTAAGCTTGTGTCTGCATCTGGTATCGGAGGGCCTCCTGTGCCAAACACCGCATCCGGATTCTGCGCTCGTGCTGGTTGCTGCAGCAATGTAGCCGAAAATGTCGCATCCTCGTGCTCTTCGATCTCCTCTTCCTGGTCGGAAGAAggccgtcttctactacttaGACTTCGAGGTGCAGTCATCGGGATCTCATCCTGCTCGGGACCAAGCTCTTCTGCTCTGGTCGTCATCCCTTTCTTTGACGCTCCAAGCAGCAGAAGCGTTGCTCGCACGAGGTAAGCAGTGAAGCAGAACACCACGATCCAGCCGACCACAGTCACAACAATGATCTTTCCGACCTCAATGCCACTGATTGACGGACTGAGAGGTAGCACAACGAAGCCTGGACAGACTAGGATCCCGATGTATCGCAAAGCCCAGCCGCAGGGCACATCGATGTACTCCACGATAGTCTTCGTCCTTCGCTCCCCAAGCACGATCGAAGAAAGGATCAGAGCGAAAAAGAGTAAGATCATGCAGGCCACTGATGCTGGGAAGGATACGGAGGTGAGGGATATCAGTCGATCGAAGCCGAAGCAGATGGCGAGGACAATGCAAAGGCCGAATGGCACCAGAAGCCAGGCATGAAGAGTTCGTCGCCATGATCGATTGAAAACCTGTATTACAGTCAGCATCGCTGTCGTGAATTGTACATGATCAACTCACGATTCTGACAGTATGCACTACATCGGTCACAATCGACTTCCACCCGGCATGGTTTGACCTCGAGTCGTGTCGAGACATGTTGAGGTGTTGATAAGCTAGCTCCCAATTCTGCTTCAGTCGCACGGCAATCTTGAACACATCAGAGATCGCTGGAAATCATCGAGAGATGACTCGGCATTTTTGACAGTGCACGCCTTCATGATGTTCACAACAACAAGACACTGTCCGCAAGATCTTCGAAGAGAAAGTGACTTGCCAAGTTGTTGAACAAGGGAAATTCTCGTTGCACCGAGATCGGATCCGGCGGCCCGCTTCAGCCACACATCCGAGTTGGAGTCAGCATCGTCAACATATCGACATTCAAAGGCTACAGAAAACACTGCTTTGCCCGAGAAGCACGTCCAGAATAAGAGATAGCGAGTGAGGAAAGTTCATTCAGTCGATGAAGCAACTTTCATTCATGAGCCACCAAGAGACCTCATCATGGCCTCCATGACACAGTCCTTCACCATCGATCCTGTCACAACAAAAGA
Above is a genomic segment from Fulvia fulva chromosome 3, complete sequence containing:
- a CDS encoding Plastidal glycolate/glycerate translocator 1, chloroplastic, translated to MSRHDSRSNHAGWKSIVTDVVHTVRIVFNRSWRRTLHAWLLVPFGLCIVLAICFGFDRLISLTSVSFPASVACMILLFFALILSSIVLGERRTKTIVEYIDVPCGWALRYIGILVCPGFVVLPLSPSISGIEVGKIIVVTVVGWIVVFCFTAYLVRATLLLLGASKKGMTTRAEELGPEQDEIPMTAPRSLSSRRRPSSDQEEEIEEHEDATFSATLLQQPARAQNPDAVFGTGGPPIPDADTSLLTEVRPVSILRHDDVPRTRPERWTAVISVHLDMISYATLFVVIGIPIYYAAGYAMPIQLCLNVLTYQAAASMPGRWQQYFHPILVSSGATIVGIWVLALIRGDALADGLRDYSKELTYIRLWSGAHGAPGAGDILSSLIAASIVGLALPMFKYKDELQRNLFVIAIPNVTLAVVSLFGYPAVCYAIGIANTNSIAFASRSLTLALAQIAVENLGGNLNVGSPVAIFSGIMGVLIGMWVLKNIRIAEDDYITRGITMGANASSLATAMLLPIDPRAAAFSSLSMGLVGATTVAMTSVPPLVAIVRGVVGL